One Streptosporangium sp. NBC_01495 DNA window includes the following coding sequences:
- a CDS encoding serine/threonine-protein kinase, protein MTALLGGRYRPLGRIASGGMGEVWRARDELLGREVAVKLLRPHVAEDPAFRLRFRSEARIAAGLSDPGIAQVFDYGEGGGVAYLVMELVPGQSLAGILSRDGALNPEITLDVVRQTAMGLHAAHRAGIIHRDIKPGNLLVTEAGVIKITDFGIARALEAVPVTQTGILMGTAQYVSPEQASGEPLTPATDIYSLGVVAYECLTGHAPFRAETQVAIALMHIGEPPPPLPEWIPPAVRDLVMACLAKDPLRRPAGARELSERADMLLDALTATGATGLGMLTDPAGWRAEPASEWPQEVTSALAVPLRPEAGPGAGSGSGAGSGAGPGAGSGPGQGMGSGASGGSGSGRGPGPGHGAGSGEGSEAGATPPGAIPVRGGRRGLRRTTVIVAAVAGCAAAVGLGALAVHELANQPGDSEPGEPVVRSSPATKSPTARPTKSKPPTSRPPLSPTKSARPSVTPSATVSTSATPTARPSTSPPPSPSPTTPTPTPTTPTVTPSPTPSTTPEPGDTDPPNEET, encoded by the coding sequence ATGACCGCGTTGCTCGGGGGCCGGTACCGCCCGCTGGGGCGGATCGCGTCGGGCGGCATGGGTGAGGTGTGGCGGGCGAGGGACGAGCTCCTCGGCCGCGAGGTCGCCGTGAAGCTGCTGCGCCCGCACGTGGCGGAGGATCCGGCCTTCCGCCTGCGGTTCCGCTCCGAGGCGCGCATCGCGGCCGGGCTGTCCGATCCGGGCATCGCGCAGGTCTTCGACTACGGCGAGGGCGGCGGCGTCGCCTATCTGGTGATGGAGCTGGTGCCCGGACAGTCCCTGGCCGGCATCCTGTCCCGCGACGGAGCGCTGAACCCCGAGATCACCCTCGACGTGGTCCGCCAGACCGCCATGGGCCTGCACGCCGCGCACCGCGCGGGGATCATCCACAGGGACATCAAGCCCGGGAACCTTCTGGTGACCGAGGCGGGCGTGATAAAGATCACAGACTTCGGCATCGCCAGGGCGCTGGAGGCCGTGCCGGTCACCCAGACGGGCATCCTGATGGGCACCGCGCAGTACGTCAGCCCCGAGCAGGCGTCCGGTGAGCCGCTGACGCCCGCCACCGACATCTACTCGCTCGGGGTGGTCGCCTACGAATGCCTGACCGGTCACGCGCCGTTCCGCGCCGAGACGCAGGTGGCGATCGCCCTCATGCACATCGGCGAGCCCCCGCCGCCGCTGCCGGAGTGGATCCCGCCGGCGGTCCGCGACCTGGTCATGGCGTGCCTGGCCAAGGATCCGCTGCGGCGCCCGGCCGGTGCCAGGGAGCTGTCGGAGCGGGCGGACATGCTGCTCGACGCGCTGACCGCCACCGGTGCCACCGGTCTCGGCATGCTCACCGACCCCGCGGGCTGGCGCGCGGAGCCCGCGAGCGAGTGGCCCCAGGAGGTCACCTCCGCCCTCGCCGTCCCGCTCCGGCCCGAGGCGGGTCCGGGCGCGGGCTCCGGATCGGGCGCGGGCTCCGGAGCGGGTCCGGGCGCGGGCTCCGGTCCCGGTCAGGGCATGGGCTCCGGGGCGAGCGGGGGTTCGGGTTCCGGCAGGGGGCCGGGCCCCGGTCACGGCGCGGGCTCCGGTGAGGGATCCGAAGCGGGCGCGACTCCGCCGGGCGCCATCCCGGTACGCGGCGGGCGCCGCGGCCTGCGCAGGACGACGGTGATCGTCGCCGCGGTCGCGGGGTGTGCCGCCGCGGTCGGGCTGGGTGCCCTCGCGGTCCATGAGCTGGCGAACCAGCCAGGTGACAGCGAGCCGGGAGAGCCGGTCGTACGGTCGAGCCCGGCCACCAAGTCACCGACGGCCCGGCCGACGAAAAGCAAGCCTCCGACGAGCAGACCACCGCTCTCGCCGACGAAGTCGGCCCGCCCCTCGGTCACGCCGTCGGCTACGGTAAGCACATCGGCAACGCCCACCGCAAGGCCGAGTACGTCGCCACCGCCCAGCCCCAGCCCGACGACTCCCACCCCGACGCCCACCACCCCGACGGTGACACCGAGCCCCACACCGAGCACGACTCCTGAACCCGGTGACACAGACCCGCCGAATGAGGAGACGTAA
- the pknB gene encoding Stk1 family PASTA domain-containing Ser/Thr kinase, with the protein MTQPRRLGDRYELDGVVGRGGMAEVYRARDIRLDRIVAIKTLRADLARDHIFQARFRREAQSAASLNHPSIVAVYDTGEDTSEGAPVPYIVMEYVDGRTLRDLLRADRRLLPERASELVDGILRALDYSHRGGIVHRDIKPANVMITRNGDVKVMDFGIARAMADSAATMTQTAQVIGTAQYLSPEQARGERVDARSDLYSTGCVLYELLTGQPPFTGDSPVAIAYQHVREDPIPPSQIDPDIPPWADAIVLKAMAKDPAHRYQSAGEMRADIQRAMSGIPTDAQTMALSANNNYAPATRTMQAPGPGGPATQRTTAVPAYEYGEEGGGRTGGGGRRRQQQSGGNTAVKTAAWILIPLLVIGAFIGVGYMFLSSPGTPTAASKVKIPPLASQTEEAATKTLTGLGLKVKTAQEYDEEIPKGSVIGTDPAADTEVDKDTEVTLTVSRGIEKVEVPAVLNMTADDARQALVDAGFKVSLQTKASSRKQGIVFESVPEAGKKANKGSTVRIYVPKEAVEVPGVANLTVGDATNALKEAGFRVKVSPQPSDLPKDTVLSQSPEAGGKYPPGTTITLVVSSGAPPEPTEQPTFPEEQPTVPEEQPTEETFPTEPDDGSIFDEAPSDG; encoded by the coding sequence ATGACTCAGCCCCGACGCCTCGGCGATCGCTACGAGCTTGACGGCGTCGTCGGGCGTGGCGGCATGGCCGAGGTCTATCGCGCCCGAGACATCCGGCTGGATCGGATCGTCGCCATCAAGACCCTCCGCGCGGACCTGGCCAGGGACCACATCTTCCAGGCGCGTTTCCGCCGGGAGGCGCAGTCCGCCGCGTCACTGAACCACCCGTCCATCGTCGCGGTCTACGACACCGGCGAGGACACCTCCGAGGGCGCGCCGGTGCCCTACATCGTGATGGAGTACGTCGACGGCCGCACGCTGCGCGACCTGCTCCGGGCCGACCGGCGGCTGCTGCCGGAGCGCGCCTCCGAGCTGGTCGACGGGATCCTGCGGGCGCTGGACTACAGCCACCGCGGCGGCATCGTCCACCGCGACATCAAGCCGGCGAACGTCATGATCACTCGCAACGGCGACGTGAAGGTCATGGACTTCGGCATCGCCCGCGCGATGGCCGACTCGGCCGCGACGATGACGCAGACCGCCCAGGTGATAGGAACCGCCCAGTACCTCTCGCCGGAGCAGGCCAGGGGCGAGCGGGTCGACGCCCGCAGCGACCTCTACTCCACCGGCTGCGTGCTGTACGAGCTGCTGACCGGGCAGCCGCCGTTCACCGGCGACTCCCCGGTCGCGATCGCCTACCAGCACGTGCGCGAGGACCCGATCCCGCCGTCGCAGATCGACCCCGACATCCCCCCGTGGGCCGACGCCATCGTGCTCAAGGCGATGGCCAAGGACCCGGCGCACCGCTACCAGAGCGCCGGGGAGATGCGGGCCGACATCCAGCGGGCGATGTCCGGCATCCCGACGGACGCCCAGACGATGGCGTTGAGCGCCAACAACAACTACGCCCCGGCCACCCGGACGATGCAGGCTCCCGGGCCCGGCGGCCCGGCCACCCAGCGCACCACCGCCGTCCCGGCGTACGAGTACGGCGAGGAGGGCGGCGGTCGCACCGGCGGGGGCGGCCGGCGCCGGCAGCAGCAGAGCGGCGGGAACACCGCGGTCAAGACCGCGGCGTGGATCCTCATCCCGCTGCTGGTCATCGGGGCCTTCATCGGCGTCGGCTACATGTTCCTCAGCTCGCCGGGCACACCCACCGCCGCGAGCAAGGTGAAGATCCCGCCGCTGGCCTCGCAGACCGAGGAGGCGGCGACCAAGACGCTGACCGGTCTCGGCCTGAAGGTGAAGACGGCCCAGGAGTACGACGAGGAGATCCCGAAGGGGTCGGTGATCGGAACCGATCCGGCGGCCGACACCGAGGTCGACAAGGACACCGAGGTGACGCTCACGGTCTCCAGGGGCATCGAGAAGGTCGAGGTGCCCGCCGTGCTCAACATGACCGCGGACGACGCCAGGCAGGCCCTTGTGGACGCCGGCTTCAAGGTCAGCCTGCAGACCAAGGCCTCCAGCCGCAAGCAGGGAATCGTCTTCGAGAGCGTGCCCGAGGCCGGCAAGAAGGCCAACAAGGGCAGTACCGTCCGGATCTACGTCCCCAAGGAGGCGGTGGAGGTCCCGGGCGTGGCGAATCTCACGGTCGGGGACGCCACGAATGCGCTCAAGGAGGCGGGCTTCAGGGTGAAGGTCTCCCCGCAACCGAGTGACCTGCCCAAGGACACCGTGCTGAGCCAGTCTCCCGAGGCGGGCGGCAAGTATCCCCCGGGGACAACGATCACGCTGGTCGTGTCGAGCGGGGCGCCGCCCGAGCCGACCGAGCAGCCGACCTTCCCCGAGGAGCAGCCGACCGTTCCCGAGGAGCAGCCGACGGAGGAGACCTTCCCCACCGAGCCTGACGACGGCTCGATCTTCGACGAGGCGCCCAGCGACGGATGA
- a CDS encoding DUF3662 and FHA domain-containing protein, with the protein MGVLQRFERRLEGLVEGAFARAFKSDLQPVEVASAVQREMDERAAIVAQGRTLVPNDFVVELSTTDNERLEVYSDSISHELANLAREYAKEQGYSFVGPVRVRFETADDLAVGLFRIRSGVIRGATVEQDEIRQPVSDVPAAKSHAFGGRPRLLVSTQDDPQGQRSFDLTTPVTLLGRGTDCDLRLVDPGVSRHHAELRVEGPLVALVDLGSTNGTFVNGQPVRRVELQNGTRVTLGRTTLVFRRD; encoded by the coding sequence GTGGGAGTCCTTCAGCGTTTCGAGCGGAGGCTCGAAGGTTTGGTTGAAGGGGCCTTTGCGCGGGCGTTCAAATCTGACCTTCAGCCGGTAGAGGTCGCCAGTGCGGTCCAACGGGAGATGGACGAGCGGGCGGCGATCGTCGCCCAGGGACGCACTCTCGTGCCCAACGACTTCGTGGTCGAGCTGTCCACGACCGACAACGAGCGGTTGGAGGTCTACTCCGACAGCATCAGCCACGAGCTGGCCAACCTCGCAAGGGAGTACGCCAAGGAACAGGGCTACTCCTTCGTGGGGCCGGTCAGGGTCCGCTTCGAGACGGCCGACGACCTCGCGGTCGGCCTGTTCCGCATCCGCTCGGGCGTGATCCGTGGCGCGACGGTCGAGCAGGACGAGATCCGCCAGCCGGTGAGCGACGTGCCCGCCGCGAAATCCCACGCCTTCGGAGGCCGCCCCCGCCTGCTGGTGTCCACCCAGGACGACCCGCAGGGCCAGCGGTCCTTCGACCTGACAACACCGGTGACCCTGCTCGGCAGGGGCACCGACTGTGATCTACGGCTGGTCGACCCGGGTGTGTCCCGGCACCACGCCGAGTTGCGAGTGGAGGGTCCCCTGGTCGCGCTCGTCGACCTCGGCTCCACGAACGGCACCTTCGTCAACGGCCAGCCGGTTCGCCGGGTCGAGCTCCAGAACGGCACTCGCGTGACGCTGGGGCGAACGACTCTGGTTTTCCGGCGCGATTAA
- a CDS encoding anthranilate synthase component II, which translates to MSRVLVVDNHDSFVHTIVQYLRELGATCDVRPRDRVAVEDTRGFDGVLISPGPGTPEDAGVSVPLVGHCEAHGIPLLGVCLGHQVIAIAHGATVGRAPELVHGRTSAIEHDGQGVFAGLPSPATMTRYHSLAVLPGTVPETLKVTATTEDGVIMGLRHRTAPVEGVQFHPESVISEHGHRLLGNWLEKLL; encoded by the coding sequence ATGAGCCGCGTCCTCGTCGTCGACAACCACGACAGCTTCGTCCACACCATCGTCCAGTATCTCCGCGAGCTCGGCGCCACCTGTGACGTGCGCCCGCGCGACCGGGTCGCGGTCGAGGACACCCGTGGCTTCGACGGGGTCCTGATCAGCCCCGGCCCCGGCACCCCGGAGGACGCGGGGGTGAGCGTCCCGCTCGTCGGCCACTGCGAGGCCCACGGCATCCCGCTGCTCGGCGTCTGCCTGGGGCACCAGGTCATCGCCATCGCCCACGGGGCGACCGTGGGGCGGGCTCCCGAACTGGTGCACGGCCGCACCAGCGCGATCGAGCACGACGGGCAGGGTGTCTTCGCCGGCCTGCCGTCGCCGGCGACCATGACGCGCTACCACTCGCTGGCGGTTCTGCCCGGAACGGTTCCCGAGACCCTCAAGGTCACCGCGACCACCGAGGACGGTGTGATCATGGGCTTGCGCCACCGTACCGCCCCCGTCGAGGGCGTGCAGTTCCACCCCGAATCGGTGATCTCAGAACACGGTCATCGGCTGCTCGGAAACTGGCTCGAAAAATTGTTGTAA
- a CDS encoding cell division protein CrgA, producing the protein MPKPKTRKKPVYTPPQTTHQVKISPRWLAPVMVTCWIVGILWIAVYYVAPTAPLLGDLQNWNLLVGFAFIILGVVLSTRWR; encoded by the coding sequence GTGCCCAAGCCCAAGACTCGCAAGAAGCCGGTCTACACCCCGCCGCAGACGACGCATCAGGTCAAGATCAGTCCGCGCTGGTTGGCGCCGGTCATGGTGACCTGCTGGATTGTCGGCATTCTGTGGATCGCCGTCTACTACGTGGCGCCCACCGCGCCCCTTCTCGGCGACCTCCAGAACTGGAACCTGCTGGTCGGGTTCGCGTTCATCATCCTCGGGGTCGTCCTGTCCACCCGGTGGCGCTAG
- a CDS encoding peptidoglycan D,D-transpeptidase FtsI family protein — MNGPLKRAALACLLMFGLLMINVNYLQAVRAEDLRDDSRNTRNFYARYEVERGRITAGDKVLAESFDTGDSEFRFQRRYPEDKVYAPITGFFAPESERDMERAENSLLDGSSADLLIRRSIDLFTAKQTKGANVDLTINPRAQEAAYKALGESGKKGALVAIEPKTGAILAMVSIPTYDPNLLSKPNKDDVNKAYKKLDEDEDKPLVNRAIERTYPPGSTFKVVTTAAYLESDDTVGPETQVDAPQRLDLPGTTADLPNYGGAACGAGRVTLSFALEKSCNTPFGKIAMDLGYDALSEQALKFGIGGDPIEIPLPVVGSGIGPEEDQAALAQASIGQRSNQMTPLQMAMIAAGIANNGVVMKPYLVNRIADAEGGEVERADPDELSTAMSEDSARKLQEMMVNVVNKGTASAAQIPGVTVGGKTGTAETAEGRDPHAWFISFAPAEDPKVAVALIVESGSAGSDASGGQTAAPIAKSVMEAVLGR; from the coding sequence ATGAACGGTCCCCTGAAGCGCGCCGCCCTTGCCTGCCTGCTCATGTTCGGCCTGCTCATGATCAATGTGAACTACCTGCAGGCCGTGCGGGCGGAGGACTTGCGCGACGACTCGCGCAACACCCGCAACTTCTACGCGCGGTACGAGGTCGAGCGCGGCCGGATCACCGCGGGCGACAAGGTCCTCGCCGAGTCGTTCGACACCGGCGACTCCGAGTTCCGCTTCCAGCGGCGCTATCCCGAGGACAAGGTCTACGCGCCCATCACCGGCTTCTTCGCGCCCGAGAGCGAGCGCGACATGGAGCGGGCCGAGAACAGCCTCCTCGACGGGTCGAGCGCCGACCTGCTGATCCGGCGCAGCATCGACCTGTTCACCGCCAAGCAGACCAAGGGCGCCAACGTCGACCTGACGATCAACCCCAGGGCGCAGGAGGCCGCGTACAAGGCGCTGGGCGAGAGCGGCAAGAAGGGCGCGCTGGTCGCGATCGAGCCGAAGACCGGGGCGATCCTCGCCATGGTCTCGATCCCCACCTACGACCCCAACCTGCTGTCCAAGCCCAACAAGGACGACGTCAACAAGGCTTACAAGAAACTGGACGAGGACGAGGACAAACCACTGGTCAACCGGGCCATCGAGCGCACCTATCCGCCGGGCTCGACCTTCAAGGTGGTCACCACCGCCGCGTACCTGGAGAGCGACGACACCGTGGGCCCGGAGACCCAGGTCGACGCCCCGCAGCGGCTGGACCTGCCCGGCACCACCGCCGACCTGCCCAACTACGGCGGCGCGGCGTGCGGCGCCGGGCGGGTGACGCTGTCGTTCGCGCTGGAGAAGTCCTGCAACACCCCGTTCGGCAAGATCGCGATGGACCTCGGCTACGACGCGCTGAGCGAGCAGGCCCTCAAGTTCGGCATCGGCGGCGACCCGATCGAGATCCCGCTGCCGGTCGTGGGCAGCGGCATCGGCCCCGAGGAGGACCAGGCGGCCCTCGCCCAGGCCTCGATCGGCCAGCGCAGCAACCAGATGACCCCGCTGCAGATGGCCATGATCGCCGCCGGCATCGCCAACAACGGCGTGGTCATGAAGCCGTACCTGGTGAACAGGATCGCGGATGCCGAGGGCGGCGAGGTCGAGCGCGCCGACCCCGACGAGCTGTCCACCGCGATGAGCGAGGACAGCGCGCGCAAGCTCCAGGAGATGATGGTCAACGTCGTCAACAAGGGCACGGCGAGCGCGGCGCAGATCCCGGGGGTCACGGTCGGCGGCAAGACCGGCACCGCCGAGACCGCCGAGGGCCGTGACCCGCACGCGTGGTTCATCTCCTTCGCCCCCGCGGAGGACCCCAAGGTCGCCGTCGCGCTGATCGTCGAGTCCGGGAGCGCCGGCAGCGACGCCTCCGGTGGTCAGACCGCGGCCCCGATCGCCAAGAGCGTGATGGAAGCGGTGCTGGGTAGATGA
- a CDS encoding FtsW/RodA/SpoVE family cell cycle protein, with the protein MSTPSAEPVLLPAKRRVAQLAMLAFAVAIVMLAYANVGLAIDNQIPAGMLTYGLGLGGLMLAAYLVLAKFAPWADPLILPLVTLVNGIGLVMIYRLEASGMPGASATTQLLWTAVGVVMFSATLIVLRDHRALQRLTYTMGAIGLVLLVSPLLPFIGHSENGANIWLKIAGFTFQPAEFTKLALVIFFAGYLVAKRDVLALAGRRLLFIDLPRARDLGPVLITWGLSLGVLILQKDLGSSLLIFGTFIAMLYIATQRTSWVLIGILLFVGGAVLAGLLFDHVAARFEVFLDPENPALYDREFGGSYQLMQGLFAMGQGGVLGTGLGQGHPDEIPLAFSDFIFTAAGEELGLTGLMALLMVYALLVERGLRTSIAAREPFSKLLAGGLSFILAWQVFIIVGGVTNLIPLTGLVTPFMSQGGSALLANWILIALLVRMSDTARKPPPQAIQDEGMTQVFQR; encoded by the coding sequence ATGAGCACCCCTAGCGCCGAGCCGGTCCTGCTCCCCGCCAAACGGCGGGTGGCCCAGTTGGCGATGCTCGCGTTCGCGGTCGCCATCGTGATGCTGGCGTACGCCAACGTGGGGTTGGCCATCGACAACCAGATCCCCGCCGGAATGCTCACCTACGGCCTCGGCCTGGGCGGCCTCATGCTGGCCGCCTACCTGGTGCTGGCGAAGTTCGCGCCCTGGGCCGATCCGCTGATCCTGCCGTTGGTGACACTGGTCAACGGCATCGGGCTGGTCATGATCTACCGGCTTGAGGCGTCCGGCATGCCGGGGGCCTCGGCCACCACCCAGCTGCTCTGGACCGCCGTCGGGGTCGTGATGTTCTCGGCGACGCTGATCGTGCTGCGCGACCACCGCGCGCTGCAGCGTCTGACCTACACCATGGGCGCCATCGGCCTGGTCCTGCTGGTCTCCCCGTTGCTGCCTTTCATCGGCCATTCGGAGAACGGCGCGAACATCTGGCTCAAGATCGCCGGCTTCACCTTCCAGCCCGCGGAGTTCACCAAGCTCGCCCTGGTCATCTTCTTCGCCGGCTACCTGGTCGCCAAGCGCGACGTGCTCGCCCTGGCCGGGCGGCGGCTGCTCTTCATCGACCTGCCCCGGGCCCGCGACCTGGGCCCGGTCCTCATCACCTGGGGCCTCAGCCTGGGCGTGCTGATCCTGCAGAAGGACCTCGGCTCCTCGCTGCTGATCTTCGGCACGTTCATCGCGATGCTCTACATCGCCACCCAGCGCACCTCGTGGGTGCTCATCGGCATCCTGCTCTTCGTCGGCGGCGCGGTCCTGGCGGGGCTGCTCTTCGACCACGTCGCGGCCCGCTTCGAGGTCTTCCTCGACCCGGAGAACCCGGCGCTGTACGACCGGGAGTTCGGCGGCAGCTACCAGCTCATGCAGGGCCTGTTCGCCATGGGTCAGGGCGGCGTGCTCGGCACCGGTCTCGGCCAGGGCCACCCCGACGAGATCCCGCTGGCCTTCTCCGACTTCATCTTCACCGCCGCCGGCGAGGAGCTCGGCCTGACCGGGCTGATGGCCCTGCTGATGGTCTACGCCCTGCTGGTGGAGCGCGGCCTGCGCACCTCGATCGCGGCCCGCGAGCCGTTCTCCAAGCTGCTGGCGGGCGGCCTGTCGTTCATCCTCGCCTGGCAGGTCTTCATCATCGTGGGCGGCGTGACCAACCTGATCCCGCTGACCGGCCTGGTCACCCCGTTCATGTCCCAGGGCGGATCGGCGCTGCTGGCTAACTGGATCCTTATCGCGCTGCTGGTACGCATGTCCGATACGGCGAGGAAGCCTCCGCCCCAGGCCATCCAGGACGAAGGAATGACGCAGGTGTTCCAGCGATGA
- a CDS encoding class E sortase, producing MRAALRALGDLSVTTGLVILLFCAYLLWGTGSYTAEQQVLLRKELLREIPPGGEAGGRRNGPVRLGGAVAMLTIPRLGDDYRYAIVEGVDQDRLRMGPGHYPGTAMPGKIGNFVLSGHRTTYAAPFNRIDELGRGDHILVDTREARYTYRVTGRRVVDPTEIGVVAPVPGRPDREPTRALITLSTCHPEYSAAQRLIVSGELEGREKHLVRPEGRPEARPEARPEIRLE from the coding sequence ATGAGAGCAGCGCTGAGGGCTCTGGGCGACCTGAGCGTCACCACGGGGCTGGTCATCCTTCTCTTCTGCGCATATCTGCTGTGGGGCACCGGCTCCTACACCGCCGAGCAGCAGGTGCTGCTGCGGAAAGAGCTGCTGCGGGAGATCCCGCCGGGCGGAGAGGCCGGAGGTCGGCGCAACGGGCCGGTCCGGCTGGGCGGGGCGGTGGCGATGCTGACGATACCCAGGCTCGGTGACGACTACCGGTACGCCATCGTGGAGGGTGTCGACCAGGATCGGCTGCGGATGGGCCCCGGGCACTATCCCGGAACCGCCATGCCAGGAAAAATCGGTAATTTCGTACTTTCGGGCCATCGAACCACCTATGCCGCGCCCTTCAACCGCATCGACGAGCTCGGCCGGGGCGATCACATCCTCGTCGACACCCGCGAGGCCCGCTACACCTATCGCGTCACCGGCAGGCGCGTCGTCGACCCCACCGAGATCGGCGTGGTCGCCCCGGTCCCCGGCCGGCCGGACCGCGAGCCGACCAGAGCGCTGATCACCCTGTCCACCTGCCATCCGGAGTACTCGGCCGCCCAGCGGCTCATCGTCTCCGGTGAGCTGGAAGGACGCGAGAAGCACCTCGTGCGGCCCGAAGGACGGCCTGAAGCGCGGCCCGAAGCACGGCCTGAAATACGGCTCGAATAG
- a CDS encoding PP2C family protein-serine/threonine phosphatase, producing the protein MTIALRYAARSDVGLLREGNEDSAYASGRLLAVADGMGGHAHGEVASSVAIAAMSSLDADAQGGDLLSAIEAAVRDANRKLHEMVGRDPSLKGMGTTLTAMLWSGTRVALVHVGDSRAYLLRAGELYQITHDHTLVQSLVDDGRITQDEAATHPQRSILLRALDGSGEVDPDLSLREAQIGDRYLLCSDGLSGVVSAETLHHTLSTIEDPDGVVRTLIDLANRGGGPDNITCVLADVLEVDETYVPRTDAAVVGAAGSSMPRSQPPDTPAGRASAVTMPQPVISDDDDVDEPIIRAAARPAKRRRLWPLLAVAGGVVVIGGGLGWYFGGQWLEDQYFVGAKGDEIVVFQGVKTNLGPIELFDVAKSTAESITTLGAFQQGQVRDGIPVSNVEAGLKKIEELKTSAADSNEGKDEPTASPSASASSKPARAPETPRSQ; encoded by the coding sequence ATGACCATCGCACTCCGTTACGCCGCCCGCTCCGACGTCGGCCTCCTCCGCGAAGGCAACGAGGACTCCGCCTACGCCAGCGGCCGCCTGCTCGCCGTCGCGGACGGCATGGGCGGCCACGCACACGGCGAGGTGGCCAGCTCGGTCGCCATCGCCGCGATGTCCTCACTCGACGCGGACGCCCAGGGAGGTGACCTGCTCAGCGCCATCGAGGCCGCGGTACGCGACGCCAACCGCAAGCTGCACGAGATGGTGGGCCGCGATCCCAGCCTCAAGGGCATGGGCACCACCCTCACCGCCATGCTCTGGTCGGGGACGAGGGTCGCCCTGGTCCACGTCGGCGACTCACGGGCCTACCTGCTGCGCGCCGGCGAGCTCTACCAGATCACGCACGACCACACCCTCGTGCAGTCACTGGTGGACGACGGCCGGATCACCCAGGACGAGGCCGCCACCCATCCACAGCGGTCGATCCTGTTGCGGGCGCTCGACGGCAGCGGCGAGGTCGACCCCGACCTGTCCCTGCGCGAGGCCCAGATCGGCGACCGCTACCTGCTCTGCTCCGACGGCCTGTCCGGGGTGGTGAGCGCCGAGACCCTGCACCACACGCTATCCACGATCGAAGACCCGGACGGGGTGGTCCGCACCCTCATCGACCTGGCCAACCGGGGCGGCGGTCCCGACAACATCACCTGCGTCCTCGCCGACGTGCTGGAGGTGGACGAGACCTATGTGCCGCGCACCGACGCGGCCGTGGTCGGCGCCGCCGGTTCCAGCATGCCGCGGTCACAACCGCCGGACACCCCTGCGGGCCGCGCCAGCGCGGTCACCATGCCGCAGCCCGTCATCTCCGACGACGACGACGTCGACGAGCCGATCATCAGGGCCGCGGCCCGACCGGCCAAACGTCGCCGGCTGTGGCCTCTCCTGGCCGTGGCGGGCGGCGTCGTCGTCATCGGGGGCGGCTTGGGCTGGTACTTCGGCGGGCAGTGGCTGGAGGACCAGTATTTCGTGGGGGCCAAGGGCGACGAGATCGTGGTCTTCCAGGGCGTGAAGACCAACCTGGGTCCCATCGAACTCTTCGACGTCGCCAAGAGCACCGCGGAATCGATCACGACTCTCGGTGCGTTCCAGCAGGGCCAGGTCCGCGACGGCATCCCCGTCTCCAACGTCGAGGCGGGTCTGAAGAAGATCGAAGAGCTGAAGACGTCCGCAGCCGATTCCAACGAGGGGAAGGACGAACCGACCGCGTCCCCGAGCGCCTCCGCGTCCTCCAAGCCCGCCAGGGCTCCCGAAACCCCAAGGTCACAGTAA
- a CDS encoding FHA domain-containing protein FhaB/FipA, translating into MSELTLLLIRLAFLAVLWFFVIAAVGVIRTDLFGSRTAAAVPARKAPKPVKPAAKSKKGEPREMVVTGGPLQGTTITLSETPITIGRANDATLVVSDDYASSRHARLFPQDGQWIVEDLGSTNGTYLDRSKVTRPTPVPLGVPIRIGKTVIELRK; encoded by the coding sequence ATGTCCGAGCTCACGCTGCTGCTGATCCGGCTCGCCTTCCTCGCGGTGCTGTGGTTCTTCGTGATTGCCGCGGTCGGTGTGATCCGGACAGACTTGTTCGGATCACGCACGGCCGCAGCCGTCCCCGCGCGCAAGGCCCCCAAGCCGGTGAAGCCCGCGGCCAAATCCAAGAAGGGGGAACCACGGGAGATGGTCGTCACCGGTGGCCCCCTCCAAGGCACCACCATTACCCTCTCGGAGACGCCCATCACCATCGGCCGGGCGAACGACGCGACGCTGGTAGTCAGCGACGACTACGCCTCCAGCCGGCACGCCCGGCTCTTCCCCCAGGACGGTCAGTGGATCGTGGAAGATCTCGGCTCGACCAACGGCACGTATCTCGACCGCTCCAAAGTCACCCGTCCGACTCCGGTGCCGCTCGGTGTTCCGATCCGCATTGGTAAGACCGTCATCGAATTGCGCAAATGA